One Paraburkholderia agricolaris genomic region harbors:
- a CDS encoding SDR family oxidoreductase, translating into MSSKVAIVTGASQGIGRSTAIRLARDFASIVLVARNRENLAQTADEVKKAGAEALAIDLDLSEPEAAQQVVDHTLAAFGQIDALLNIAGAVPQIDVFDMTDDQWDRGFALKLHGARRLTIAAWPSLKKTSGSVVLMSGNSALFPKAPYAAVGTINAAIVALAKAFSDRGITDGVQVNSVLPGPVMTGRRQSYLEHWAPLHNMTVEEATARFPAEAGIARYGTPEEIAELMAFIVSPAAHWMTGSTLRMDGGEVKSI; encoded by the coding sequence ATGTCCAGCAAGGTAGCTATCGTGACAGGCGCGAGCCAGGGTATCGGCCGTTCGACCGCCATCAGGTTAGCGCGGGATTTTGCGTCGATCGTGCTCGTGGCGCGCAATCGTGAGAACCTCGCACAGACCGCTGACGAGGTGAAAAAGGCAGGCGCCGAAGCGCTTGCAATCGATCTCGATCTGTCTGAACCGGAGGCCGCACAGCAGGTTGTCGATCACACACTGGCGGCATTTGGGCAGATCGACGCATTGCTCAATATCGCGGGCGCGGTGCCGCAGATCGATGTGTTCGACATGACCGACGATCAATGGGACCGGGGCTTCGCGCTAAAGCTGCATGGCGCGCGGCGCCTGACGATCGCAGCGTGGCCGTCGTTGAAGAAAACCTCGGGATCGGTCGTGCTGATGTCGGGCAATTCGGCGCTGTTTCCCAAGGCACCGTACGCGGCCGTGGGCACGATCAACGCAGCGATTGTGGCGCTGGCGAAAGCTTTCTCGGACCGGGGCATTACCGACGGCGTACAGGTCAACAGCGTGTTGCCCGGCCCGGTGATGACGGGGCGGCGGCAATCGTATCTGGAACATTGGGCGCCGCTGCACAACATGACAGTCGAAGAAGCCACGGCGCGGTTTCCTGCCGAAGCGGGAATCGCCCGGTATGGCACGCCCGAAGAGATCGCCGAACTGATGGCGTTCATCGTGTCGCCGGCGGCTCACTGGATGACGGGTTCGACGTTGAGGATGGACGGTGGAGAGGTCAAATCGATTTGA
- a CDS encoding alpha/beta fold hydrolase gives MSSIANRYADVNGVKVFYREAGRSNAPKLLLLHGFPSSSHMFRDLIPLLAERFHIVAPDLPGFGQSDMPARSAFAYTFDNIANVIEGFTEQIGFDRFAMYVFDYGAPTGFRLALRHPERITAIISQNGNAYEEGLSDGWNPIRAYWQDPSHANREALRTMLTHESTKWQYTHGVPDTSSVSPDGYSLDEFYLNRPGADEIQLDLFGDYRNNVALYPAFQQYFRTHQPRFLAVWGKNDPFFLPPGAEAFKRDIPDAEVRFFDTGHFALETHAAEIAAAIAGFLVR, from the coding sequence ATGTCATCCATTGCCAATCGTTATGCCGACGTCAACGGCGTCAAGGTGTTCTATCGCGAAGCGGGTCGTTCGAACGCACCGAAACTGTTACTTCTGCATGGCTTTCCGAGTTCGAGCCACATGTTTCGGGACCTGATCCCCCTGCTTGCCGAGCGCTTCCATATCGTCGCGCCCGATCTGCCAGGCTTTGGCCAGTCGGACATGCCGGCACGCAGCGCTTTTGCCTACACATTCGACAACATCGCCAACGTGATCGAAGGTTTTACCGAGCAGATCGGTTTCGATCGCTTTGCCATGTATGTATTCGACTACGGCGCGCCCACCGGCTTTCGGCTTGCGCTCCGGCACCCTGAGCGAATCACCGCGATCATCTCGCAGAACGGCAACGCGTACGAAGAAGGTTTGAGCGACGGCTGGAATCCGATCCGCGCGTATTGGCAGGATCCTTCGCACGCCAATCGCGAGGCCCTTCGCACCATGCTGACGCATGAATCGACCAAGTGGCAATACACGCATGGCGTACCGGACACGAGTTCCGTGTCGCCGGATGGCTACTCGCTCGACGAGTTCTATTTGAACCGCCCAGGCGCCGACGAGATCCAGCTCGATCTGTTCGGAGACTACCGGAACAATGTCGCGTTGTACCCGGCATTCCAGCAGTATTTCCGCACTCATCAGCCCCGTTTCCTTGCCGTGTGGGGAAAGAACGATCCGTTTTTCCTGCCGCCCGGCGCCGAGGCATTCAAGCGCGACATACCGGACGCCGAGGTGCGTTTCTTCGATACCGGACACTTCGCGCTGGAGACTCACGCGGCAGAGATCGCCGCGGCAATAGCCGGATTTCTGGTCCGCTGA
- a CDS encoding alpha/beta fold hydrolase, whose protein sequence is MSIGNVSAVLVHGAWADGSSWSKVIERLKANGIHAVAAPLPLSALHEDVAALDRTLERIDGPVVVAGHAYAGAVIGATRADNVKALVYIAALAPAEGETVSDVFYRGEAHPLAPKLAPDRHGQIWLPEEAFAAAFAQHASVQELAVLSAVQRPIAVSCIGETLGRPLWKDRPSWFLTAGQDRMINPDTQHFMAQRMNARVHSHEVDHTPIVTAPDLVTDVIVEAVQAASASLSTR, encoded by the coding sequence ATGTCGATCGGCAATGTGAGCGCGGTGCTGGTGCACGGCGCGTGGGCAGATGGCTCAAGCTGGAGCAAGGTGATTGAACGCCTGAAGGCAAATGGCATACACGCGGTAGCGGCCCCCTTGCCGCTCAGTGCTTTGCACGAGGACGTGGCGGCCCTCGATAGAACGCTGGAGCGCATCGACGGTCCGGTTGTTGTCGCGGGGCATGCCTACGCCGGCGCGGTGATCGGCGCGACGCGCGCCGACAACGTCAAGGCGCTCGTCTATATCGCGGCGCTTGCGCCTGCCGAGGGCGAAACGGTGAGCGACGTGTTCTATCGTGGTGAAGCGCACCCGCTGGCACCCAAACTGGCGCCGGATCGGCATGGCCAGATATGGTTGCCGGAAGAAGCATTCGCAGCAGCGTTCGCACAGCACGCGAGCGTGCAGGAGTTGGCCGTGCTTAGCGCGGTTCAACGTCCCATTGCGGTTTCATGCATTGGCGAGACGCTCGGGCGTCCACTCTGGAAGGACCGGCCAAGCTGGTTCCTGACCGCCGGCCAGGACCGGATGATCAATCCCGACACGCAACATTTCATGGCACAGCGCATGAACGCGCGCGTGCATTCACACGAGGTCGATCACACACCGATTGTTACCGCTCCTGACCTCGTTACCGATGTCATCGTCGAAGCGGTCCAGGCTGCCTCGGCCTCCCTATCAACTCGTTAG
- a CDS encoding CGNR zinc finger domain-containing protein codes for MDYRQTPAILVADAPGLDFLNSVATPVDEAVDWISDGEGLLAWLDQAALVPRTVLEAMRSQSSAAELDELAARARELREWFRGFVQKRKGRPLAAKYLREIEPLNQLLAQDHQHGEIVTNASDGATRFELRANRRWQSPESLLMPIAEVLARLVCEEDFTYVKACEGPRCTLMFADHTRGHARRWCSMAMCGNRAKVAAHRKRLRQQDGAQV; via the coding sequence ATGGACTACCGTCAGACTCCCGCGATACTGGTGGCCGACGCGCCGGGCCTCGATTTCCTGAACTCGGTTGCTACGCCTGTCGATGAAGCTGTCGACTGGATCAGCGACGGCGAAGGCTTGCTTGCCTGGCTGGACCAGGCGGCGCTAGTGCCCCGCACAGTCCTCGAGGCGATGCGGAGCCAATCGAGCGCGGCCGAACTCGACGAGTTGGCGGCGCGCGCGCGCGAACTACGCGAATGGTTCAGGGGGTTTGTCCAGAAGCGGAAGGGACGGCCGCTGGCTGCCAAATATCTGCGTGAGATCGAGCCCTTGAACCAGCTGCTCGCGCAGGATCACCAGCACGGCGAAATCGTGACTAACGCATCGGACGGTGCGACACGCTTTGAGCTGCGCGCGAACCGGCGCTGGCAATCGCCCGAGTCGCTACTGATGCCGATCGCCGAGGTGCTGGCGAGGCTGGTATGCGAGGAAGATTTCACCTACGTGAAAGCGTGCGAAGGTCCCAGATGCACGTTGATGTTTGCGGATCACACGCGCGGTCACGCGCGTCGTTGGTGCAGCATGGCGATGTGCGGCAACCGTGCGAAAGTTGCGGCTCACCGCAAGCGGCTCAGGCAACAGGACGGCGCTCAGGTGTAA
- a CDS encoding TonB family protein, translated as MHNNNRWLLALASSVLGPLCLLAACTSTDLQSENGPPLPSATDVTSRCLARVTQSGAPTPALDQLTGSQWRGYVGCALASNLVVDSRNVADNPEAIISIRVNADGSIDSVAPLHSSGNPAWDAAVQRAIAAVAPLPAAPATHAFSRIDLHFRPQPRPLGIGGSTGLTGESHWSIRHCTTVDGVTACR; from the coding sequence ATGCATAACAACAATCGCTGGCTGCTTGCTCTTGCTTCATCCGTGCTGGGTCCGCTGTGTCTATTGGCGGCGTGCACGTCAACCGATCTGCAAAGCGAGAATGGTCCACCGCTGCCATCGGCCACGGACGTGACCAGCCGCTGCCTCGCGCGCGTGACGCAGAGCGGCGCGCCGACGCCGGCGCTCGATCAATTGACCGGATCGCAATGGCGCGGCTATGTGGGTTGCGCATTGGCCAGCAATCTGGTGGTCGATTCACGCAACGTTGCGGACAACCCGGAAGCGATTATTTCTATTCGCGTCAATGCGGACGGTTCGATCGATTCAGTTGCGCCGTTGCACTCCAGTGGCAATCCGGCGTGGGACGCGGCGGTACAACGCGCGATAGCGGCTGTCGCGCCGTTACCCGCGGCACCGGCCACGCACGCCTTTTCGAGAATCGACCTTCATTTCAGGCCTCAACCGCGTCCGCTCGGCATCGGCGGCAGCACCGGACTCACGGGCGAAAGCCATTGGTCGATACGTCATTGCACCACGGTAGACGGCGTCACCGCGTGCCGATAG
- a CDS encoding response regulator: protein MNNFIRPPVFYPASVVFVDDSDSYLDALRRFFPDISTNLFFTRPQTALAFIRKHARENSLAFAPASAGLTETGLERFVESSAERDVLTRDARFSEVAAVVVDYDMPGLSGVEFLSSISNLRCAKVLLTGVADETVAVKAFNAGIVDLYLRKTDADSANRLVHFLKDARSRHCSESGWLGLGDNGMTYCDPRTRRVIDAVVATEGIVEYYWRPEQNAILMFDRAGNPSVFLAWAENDWISQAEIVADESGPANLLKQMAVRESMPVFWPNLAFRPGAAFRTVTPQTIPGWDDVFYCWTRIDSTDVGLNTLTFSQWRSGRNQQAHL from the coding sequence ATGAACAATTTTATTCGACCCCCTGTTTTCTATCCGGCATCTGTCGTTTTCGTGGACGACAGCGACAGCTACCTCGACGCGTTGCGTCGATTCTTTCCGGATATTTCCACCAATCTGTTTTTCACGCGGCCTCAAACCGCGCTCGCATTCATCCGCAAACATGCCCGCGAGAATTCGCTGGCGTTTGCGCCGGCTTCAGCCGGTCTGACTGAGACAGGCCTTGAGCGCTTTGTCGAAAGCTCGGCGGAGCGGGACGTGCTGACCCGGGATGCGCGGTTTTCAGAGGTGGCCGCGGTGGTGGTCGATTACGATATGCCCGGACTGAGCGGGGTCGAATTCCTTTCGTCAATATCCAATTTGCGTTGCGCGAAAGTGCTCCTGACCGGTGTCGCCGACGAGACCGTTGCAGTAAAGGCTTTCAATGCCGGCATTGTCGATCTTTATCTGAGAAAAACGGATGCCGATTCAGCCAACAGGCTGGTCCATTTTCTAAAAGACGCCAGAAGCAGACATTGTTCGGAGTCGGGCTGGCTGGGCCTGGGCGATAACGGCATGACCTATTGCGATCCGCGAACCAGACGGGTGATCGACGCGGTGGTCGCCACTGAAGGTATCGTCGAGTATTACTGGCGTCCGGAACAGAATGCGATCCTGATGTTCGACCGTGCGGGCAACCCAAGCGTTTTCCTGGCATGGGCAGAGAACGACTGGATCTCGCAGGCGGAGATCGTGGCCGACGAAAGCGGGCCGGCGAATCTGCTGAAGCAGATGGCGGTACGCGAGTCGATGCCGGTTTTCTGGCCGAATCTGGCGTTTCGTCCCGGAGCGGCATTCAGGACGGTAACGCCGCAAACCATCCCAGGCTGGGACGACGTTTTCTATTGCTGGACCAGAATAGATTCCACCGACGTGGGTCTGAACACGCTGACATTTTCGCAATGGCGTAGTGGCCGCAATCAGCAGGCCCATCTATGA
- a CDS encoding sensor histidine kinase, with product MYAIPTAFVSALFVVFGLYVLITQGVTRLSAPFLLMCATTFAWQGTWTLLFQTQDPHIASVLVRVGYLFILFLPTTFYHFVTEVAARRRERPILLASYGLCVVFAVLLPGDEVVSGYRHYFFGYYPSAGPLHPLHVLQTVLLAGRSGQLLLAARKQAGAEARRRLDLCFASLCVYSLAAVDYAVNYGYPFYPPGVLFIALSLGLLAITIVRYHLIHPYAIAATIAHEIATPLATIAMHADEIASVWSHVFKGYRLAVTHGLYDDQEEHSGQTERVSQLATAIRREVSGTSAMVEMALASFTLDRLDRTRFTPHSMKQCVVSALERYPFRGDERARVTVAPIDASLCFSGSDTLAVFVLFNLLKNALHAIHVSGEGEIAISAVQEHGFCVLRFRDTGPGIAPDVLPHIFDAFFSTKRHGSGAGMGLAFCRRAAELLGGSIECSSTRGAHTTFTVRLPVPGSPADRALNKPPARSLRRRQKVKV from the coding sequence ATGTACGCCATTCCGACCGCCTTTGTGTCAGCGCTGTTCGTGGTGTTCGGCCTTTACGTACTCATCACTCAAGGGGTGACGCGGCTGTCGGCGCCATTTCTTTTGATGTGCGCGACGACATTTGCATGGCAGGGTACCTGGACCCTGCTGTTCCAGACGCAGGACCCCCACATCGCAAGCGTGCTGGTTCGGGTGGGGTACCTTTTCATTCTCTTCCTGCCTACCACCTTCTATCACTTCGTCACGGAGGTGGCCGCGAGGCGTCGTGAGCGGCCGATATTGCTCGCGTCTTACGGTCTGTGCGTTGTCTTCGCGGTGCTTCTGCCTGGCGATGAAGTCGTCTCCGGCTACCGGCACTACTTCTTTGGCTACTATCCGAGCGCCGGGCCGCTGCATCCTTTGCACGTGCTGCAGACCGTATTGCTGGCCGGCCGCAGCGGACAGCTTCTGCTCGCGGCCCGCAAGCAGGCCGGCGCCGAAGCGCGCAGGCGCCTCGATCTCTGTTTTGCGAGCCTCTGCGTCTATTCGCTTGCCGCGGTCGACTATGCGGTCAACTACGGCTATCCGTTCTATCCCCCAGGGGTATTGTTTATTGCCCTCAGCCTGGGGCTTCTCGCGATCACGATCGTCCGGTATCACCTGATTCATCCCTATGCGATCGCAGCGACGATCGCGCACGAAATTGCCACGCCGCTGGCGACGATCGCCATGCATGCCGACGAGATTGCCAGCGTGTGGTCGCACGTGTTCAAAGGCTACCGGCTGGCCGTCACGCACGGGCTTTACGACGATCAGGAGGAGCATTCCGGGCAGACCGAACGCGTGAGCCAACTCGCCACGGCAATCAGAAGGGAGGTATCGGGCACCAGCGCGATGGTCGAAATGGCGCTCGCTTCGTTCACACTGGATCGTCTGGACCGCACACGCTTTACACCTCATTCCATGAAGCAATGTGTGGTGTCGGCGCTCGAGCGCTATCCATTCCGTGGCGACGAACGCGCCCGCGTCACCGTGGCGCCGATCGACGCAAGCTTATGCTTTTCGGGTTCGGACACGCTGGCGGTTTTTGTCCTGTTCAATTTGCTGAAAAACGCGCTGCATGCGATTCACGTGAGCGGCGAAGGGGAGATCGCGATCAGTGCGGTTCAGGAGCATGGTTTCTGCGTGCTGCGATTTCGCGACACGGGGCCGGGCATCGCGCCCGACGTGCTGCCGCATATCTTCGACGCCTTCTTCTCCACCAAGCGGCACGGAAGCGGCGCGGGAATGGGGCTCGCATTCTGCCGTCGCGCGGCGGAGCTTCTGGGCGGCAGTATCGAATGCAGTTCGACGCGCGGTGCGCACACCACGTTCACCGTGCGCTTGCCGGTACCGGGCTCGCCGGCGGACCGCGCACTGAACAAACCGCCAGCGCGTTCTTTGCGCCGGCGGCAAAAGGTGAAAGTCTAA
- a CDS encoding acyl-CoA thioesterase produces the protein MLMRDAIPPALTRGSALLSQDPISPSSLKTFHHTFDIYLKDSNAFMNTYFSRYFEWQGVCRERWFHECIHNDLLGSDGMFVTKRAHQEYVHETFPFQRVDCYLNTVQVKQCSAYLLFRFCVDGREVSQGYQQILYAGRDRKIRRFPQGIVERVKEYELPWTALAA, from the coding sequence ATGTTGATGCGTGACGCAATCCCACCCGCCCTGACCCGAGGATCCGCCCTTCTTTCGCAAGACCCGATTAGCCCGTCCTCGCTCAAGACCTTCCACCATACGTTCGACATTTACCTGAAGGACTCGAACGCATTCATGAATACGTATTTCTCACGCTACTTCGAGTGGCAAGGTGTGTGCCGCGAGCGGTGGTTTCATGAATGCATACACAACGATCTGCTGGGATCGGACGGCATGTTCGTGACCAAACGCGCGCACCAGGAATACGTTCATGAAACGTTCCCCTTCCAGCGCGTGGATTGCTATCTGAACACGGTGCAGGTCAAGCAGTGCTCGGCCTATCTGCTGTTCCGCTTTTGCGTGGATGGCCGGGAGGTTTCGCAGGGCTATCAGCAGATCCTGTATGCCGGACGGGACCGGAAGATCAGACGCTTCCCGCAGGGCATCGTTGAACGGGTCAAGGAGTATGAACTGCCATGGACGGCACTAGCCGCCTGA
- a CDS encoding tautomerase family protein, with translation MPISIHVTQGLLTPHGEREVLPLVADALLSAHGLSGNGFMTPNVIGHLIVSPESQSYVGGKPQSLAVVEVKVPATTFPDTEVKQAFVRAATDIIDRLSAGSHPRERTFVNVTYAVDGAWGIGGKAYSNAELGEAIQRGAR, from the coding sequence ATGCCTATTTCCATCCACGTCACGCAAGGTCTTCTCACCCCGCACGGAGAGCGTGAAGTGCTGCCTCTTGTTGCGGATGCGCTGCTAAGCGCCCACGGCCTGAGCGGCAACGGGTTCATGACCCCGAACGTGATTGGCCATCTGATCGTCAGCCCGGAGTCGCAGAGCTATGTCGGCGGCAAACCTCAATCGCTGGCCGTTGTCGAGGTGAAGGTTCCGGCCACCACCTTTCCGGACACCGAAGTCAAGCAGGCATTCGTTCGCGCGGCCACGGACATCATCGACCGGCTCAGTGCGGGGTCTCATCCGCGAGAGCGCACGTTTGTCAACGTGACGTATGCGGTTGATGGTGCATGGGGCATTGGCGGCAAAGCGTATTCCAATGCCGAACTGGGCGAGGCCATACAACGCGGCGCCCGTTGA
- a CDS encoding TetR/AcrR family transcriptional regulator — MAHRAGKKEESRARILTSAGRGFRSRGFGGSGVDGLAKDAEVTSGAFYAHFKSKAAAFREAVVVGLEDLRRGIGQTREQMGGNWRGWFVDFYLGERRTCDLAESCALQSLSSEVARADDETRQAYETELCSIIEAMAAGLEGKPKARREEATALLALLVGGVTLARAVKDPAISDEIAAAVRKAALDLGVQSAS, encoded by the coding sequence ATGGCACATCGGGCAGGCAAGAAGGAAGAAAGCAGGGCGAGGATTCTGACCAGCGCGGGCCGGGGATTTCGTAGCCGCGGGTTTGGCGGCTCGGGCGTGGACGGCCTGGCGAAGGACGCCGAGGTGACATCCGGTGCGTTCTACGCACATTTCAAGTCGAAAGCCGCGGCTTTCCGCGAGGCGGTGGTCGTGGGGCTCGAAGACCTGCGGCGAGGTATCGGGCAGACACGCGAGCAAATGGGCGGCAACTGGCGCGGCTGGTTCGTCGATTTCTACCTGGGCGAGCGCCGTACCTGCGATCTTGCCGAGAGTTGCGCTCTGCAGAGTCTCTCGAGTGAAGTGGCCCGCGCCGACGACGAAACCCGGCAGGCCTATGAAACGGAGTTGTGTTCGATTATCGAGGCGATGGCGGCAGGGCTCGAGGGCAAGCCAAAGGCTCGTCGCGAGGAAGCGACGGCGCTGCTCGCCTTACTGGTGGGTGGGGTAACGCTCGCGCGGGCCGTGAAGGACCCGGCGATCAGCGACGAGATTGCCGCGGCTGTCCGCAAGGCCGCGCTGGACCTTGGTGTTCAGTCTGCGTCGTGA
- a CDS encoding porin — translation MKKTILATAVLGSISLSAHAQSSVTLYGLIDAGISYVNNARAGTSHDNLVKYDDGVASGSRWGLRGTEDLGGGLKALFVLENGFNSGTGAAGQGNSMFGRQAFVGLSQNGVGSLTFGRQYSFSTDYLGGNYSTGGQTVAGNYAYHINDVDQLTSSRINNSIKFSSANFSGFTFGALYGFSNQAGAFAGAPATGPATAQVAGSSRAYSFGVNYANGPFAAGAAYTDIRYPSQATTTQSSTSMANVTTGTIRDLRTFGVGGRYSIGAATMWALYTNTHFTPITGGSTTFAAYEAGAKYAFTPALTAGAGYTYMHLSGARAGHWNQADLSVDYALSKRTDVYGLGIYQIASGRNGTQDVQAQIGSSTSFFGPSGPGADNQLAFRVGVRHRF, via the coding sequence ATGAAGAAGACTATCCTCGCCACCGCTGTCCTCGGAAGCATCTCGCTCAGCGCTCATGCACAAAGCAGCGTCACGCTGTATGGCCTGATCGATGCCGGTATCAGCTACGTGAACAACGCCCGTGCCGGCACGAGCCATGACAACCTCGTCAAGTACGACGACGGCGTGGCATCGGGCAGCCGTTGGGGCCTGCGCGGCACCGAAGACCTCGGTGGCGGCCTGAAGGCACTGTTCGTGTTGGAAAACGGCTTTAACAGCGGCACGGGTGCTGCAGGCCAGGGCAATTCGATGTTCGGCCGTCAGGCGTTTGTCGGCCTGTCGCAGAACGGCGTCGGCTCGCTGACGTTCGGTCGCCAGTATTCGTTTTCGACGGATTATCTGGGCGGCAACTACTCGACGGGCGGCCAGACCGTTGCGGGTAACTACGCTTACCACATCAACGACGTGGACCAGTTGACGTCGAGCCGGATCAACAACTCGATCAAGTTCAGCAGCGCGAACTTCTCGGGCTTCACGTTCGGCGCGTTGTACGGCTTCTCGAACCAGGCTGGCGCATTCGCAGGCGCGCCGGCAACCGGCCCGGCTACGGCACAGGTCGCAGGTTCGTCGCGTGCATACAGCTTCGGCGTGAACTACGCGAACGGCCCGTTCGCCGCGGGCGCAGCGTACACGGACATCCGTTACCCGAGCCAGGCAACCACGACGCAGTCCTCGACGTCGATGGCCAACGTCACGACGGGCACCATCCGCGATCTGCGCACGTTCGGCGTCGGCGGCCGTTACTCGATCGGCGCGGCGACGATGTGGGCGTTGTACACGAACACGCACTTCACGCCGATCACGGGCGGCTCGACCACCTTCGCTGCGTACGAAGCAGGCGCAAAGTACGCATTCACGCCGGCACTGACGGCGGGTGCGGGCTACACGTACATGCATCTGAGCGGCGCCAGGGCAGGCCACTGGAACCAGGCTGACCTGAGCGTCGACTACGCACTGAGCAAGCGTACGGATGTGTATGGACTGGGCATCTACCAGATCGCATCGGGCCGCAATGGCACGCAGGACGTACAGGCACAGATCGGCTCCAGCACGAGCTTCTTCGGCCCGTCCGGTCCGGGCGCGGACAACCAGCTGGCATTCCGCGTCGGCGTGCGTCACCGCTTCTGA
- a CDS encoding zinc-binding dehydrogenase, with the protein MKAIVRTRFGGPEVLGIADRPVPAVKPGCVLIRVRAFGLNRAELYMRRGLWGGVAEVSGIECAGSVVLDATGTLREGQTVVALMGGMGRTIDGSYAEYVLVPATNVVPVESGLDWEHLAALPEAYAVAWTCLHRNLEVRAGQLLVVRGGTSSLGQAAIDIACQLGVEVIASSRRPEGKAMLRSRGAAHAVTNADELCAAPDWPGGKVDAVLDLIGNRTVLDSMRATRRGGRVCLAGFLGGLAPLADFDPLSQMPSGVHLSFFGSFNFGTANFALSDVPMQQIVDFESSGLYRGKPAHVFGLSEVPIAHALMERNEAVGKCVVLL; encoded by the coding sequence ATGAAGGCAATCGTAAGAACACGGTTTGGTGGTCCCGAAGTACTCGGTATTGCCGACAGACCGGTGCCGGCAGTCAAACCGGGCTGCGTCCTGATTCGCGTTCGGGCATTTGGCCTGAACCGGGCCGAGCTCTATATGCGGCGCGGGCTGTGGGGAGGCGTCGCGGAAGTGAGCGGCATCGAATGTGCGGGGTCCGTCGTGCTGGACGCGACCGGAACGCTGCGCGAGGGTCAGACGGTCGTGGCGCTGATGGGCGGAATGGGGCGAACGATCGACGGCAGTTACGCAGAATACGTGCTCGTGCCGGCCACGAATGTCGTGCCCGTTGAAAGCGGCCTCGACTGGGAACATCTCGCCGCGCTGCCGGAAGCCTATGCCGTCGCGTGGACCTGCCTTCACCGGAACCTGGAAGTCCGGGCCGGGCAGCTGCTCGTCGTGCGGGGTGGCACGTCGAGCCTCGGGCAGGCCGCTATCGATATCGCCTGCCAACTCGGCGTGGAAGTGATTGCAAGCAGCCGTCGGCCGGAGGGAAAAGCCATGCTGCGCTCGCGTGGCGCCGCCCATGCCGTGACGAACGCGGATGAGCTTTGCGCGGCGCCGGACTGGCCGGGCGGCAAGGTCGACGCGGTGCTCGACCTCATCGGTAACCGCACCGTTCTCGACTCAATGCGCGCGACGCGTCGTGGCGGTCGCGTGTGCCTCGCCGGATTTCTGGGCGGGCTCGCACCACTCGCCGACTTCGATCCGCTCAGCCAGATGCCGAGCGGCGTTCATTTGAGCTTTTTCGGCAGCTTTAACTTCGGAACCGCCAACTTTGCACTATCGGACGTGCCCATGCAGCAGATCGTGGATTTCGAATCGAGCGGCCTGTATCGAGGCAAACCTGCGCATGTGTTTGGCCTTTCCGAAGTGCCGATCGCCCATGCGTTGATGGAACGCAACGAGGCCGTCGGGAAATGTGTCGTGCTGCTCTGA
- a CDS encoding LysR family transcriptional regulator: MNEPTLLQLQCFDALVAEGSFAAAAARLNRTHPTVHAAVTALEAQVGMVLLDRAGYRVSLTAEGAAYHARVAQFLRHYENLQREAAQLSAGQEAELRVVVGDLCPLPETLGTLRRFFEASSGTRLILLFEAISGPWERLNKGDCDLIFHHLDKPSPAIETVELFEVKLVPVAAPGFLRQAPEESLTPDDMRPYVQCIIRDTGRQPSEANYYLIEGAPTCTVPDQLMKRELIVQGLAWGHMPHHLVARDIEERRLVSLEGRHLHGATLKHYAARRREAAHGPVAQRLWSQLLERGAR; this comes from the coding sequence ATGAACGAGCCGACGCTACTACAGCTGCAGTGCTTCGACGCATTGGTTGCCGAAGGCAGCTTTGCCGCGGCCGCAGCACGTCTGAACCGGACGCATCCAACCGTCCACGCGGCCGTAACGGCGCTTGAGGCTCAAGTGGGGATGGTGCTGCTCGACCGGGCGGGGTACCGTGTGTCGCTGACGGCGGAAGGCGCGGCGTATCACGCGCGGGTGGCGCAGTTTCTTCGCCACTATGAAAATCTGCAGCGAGAAGCGGCCCAACTCTCTGCGGGGCAGGAGGCGGAGTTACGCGTCGTGGTAGGTGACCTGTGTCCGTTGCCGGAGACGTTGGGCACGCTCAGGCGGTTTTTTGAGGCGAGTAGCGGCACGCGCCTCATTCTGCTATTCGAGGCGATTAGCGGCCCCTGGGAACGGCTGAACAAGGGTGACTGCGACTTGATTTTTCATCATCTCGACAAACCGTCGCCTGCAATCGAAACTGTCGAGCTTTTCGAGGTAAAGCTTGTGCCGGTTGCCGCGCCTGGGTTTCTCAGGCAGGCCCCAGAAGAATCGCTCACGCCTGACGACATGCGGCCCTACGTTCAGTGCATCATTCGCGATACCGGCAGGCAGCCGTCAGAGGCCAATTACTATCTGATCGAGGGCGCGCCAACCTGCACGGTGCCCGACCAGTTAATGAAGCGCGAGTTGATCGTGCAAGGACTTGCGTGGGGCCACATGCCCCATCATCTCGTCGCTCGCGATATTGAGGAACGTCGTCTGGTGTCGCTGGAAGGGCGGCACCTGCACGGCGCCACGCTCAAGCACTATGCAGCGCGGCGCCGCGAGGCGGCGCACGGTCCGGTTGCGCAGCGTCTGTGGAGTCAGTTGCTGGAGCGTGGCGCACGTTGA